From Mucilaginibacter rubeus, a single genomic window includes:
- a CDS encoding acetyl-CoA carboxylase carboxyltransferase subunit alpha: protein MKITFDFEKPLAELQQQIEKVKQVEEKNKLDMSATVAELEGKLEEAKKDIYSNLTGWQKVQISRHPERPYTLQYIELMCDDFIELHGDRTVGDDKAIIGGFGTLNGQTVMFIGHQKGRNTKERQYRNFGMANPEGYRKALRLMKMAEKFNKPVVTLIDTPGAYPGLEAEERGQGEAIARNLLEMSVLKVPVICVIIGEGASGGALGIGIGDKVLMLDNSWYSVISPENCSTILWKTWENKERAAEVLKLTSTEMLKNKLIDGVIKEPLGGAHQDPVAMAGILKKQLLKDLKTLQERNIDELVAERIDKFCSMGVVNE, encoded by the coding sequence ATGAAGATTACGTTTGATTTTGAAAAACCACTGGCTGAGCTACAGCAGCAGATAGAGAAGGTAAAACAGGTTGAGGAAAAAAATAAACTCGACATGTCGGCCACCGTTGCCGAACTGGAAGGCAAGCTGGAAGAAGCCAAAAAAGATATATACAGCAACCTTACAGGCTGGCAAAAAGTACAAATTTCGCGTCACCCCGAAAGGCCGTATACCCTGCAATACATCGAGCTGATGTGCGATGATTTTATTGAACTGCACGGCGACCGTACCGTAGGCGATGATAAAGCCATCATTGGCGGTTTCGGTACACTGAATGGCCAAACAGTAATGTTTATCGGTCACCAAAAAGGCCGTAACACTAAGGAGCGCCAGTACCGTAACTTCGGTATGGCAAACCCCGAAGGTTACCGCAAAGCATTAAGGCTCATGAAAATGGCCGAGAAATTCAACAAGCCGGTTGTTACCCTTATTGATACCCCGGGAGCCTATCCGGGATTAGAGGCCGAAGAACGCGGTCAGGGTGAAGCCATTGCCCGCAATTTACTCGAAATGTCTGTACTAAAAGTTCCTGTGATCTGTGTTATCATTGGCGAAGGTGCATCGGGCGGTGCGCTGGGTATTGGTATTGGCGACAAGGTACTGATGCTGGATAACTCCTGGTATTCGGTGATCTCGCCCGAAAACTGCTCAACCATCCTTTGGAAAACCTGGGAAAACAAAGAACGTGCAGCCGAAGTACTTAAATTAACCTCGACAGAGATGTTGAAGAACAAGCTGATTGACGGTGTGATCAAAGAACCGCTTGGTGGTGCACACCAGGATCCTGTTGCTATGGCCGGTATCCTGAAAAAACAATTGCTAAAAGACCTCAAAACCCTACAAGAGCGCAATATCGATGAGCTTGTAGCCGAGCGTATCGACAAATTTTGCTCAATGGGCGTGGTTAACGAATAA
- a CDS encoding M23 family metallopeptidase, with translation MQKIILFFSLLLVSIGALAQRDTAAFTKFNSFNNAVLNGGIKKVEAQKQFDMVLKRIALLEMLRAEFIQPKLQWVFPLKGYNSSAIGGTHGNGYFDKGYRYLDGNKHGAHPAHDIFINDKNQDCIDDRTGKPVNVLSVDDGWVIACCNEWEPNSNMRGGKFIWIYHPKAAVFTYYAHNSAIFVKPGSYVTQGQKIAEVGRTGYNAYKKRSPTHLHFSEFKLVDGIPVPFNPYEQLKKARTL, from the coding sequence ATGCAAAAAATCATCCTGTTTTTTTCTTTGTTATTGGTAAGTATCGGGGCTTTGGCTCAGCGTGATACTGCTGCTTTCACCAAATTCAACAGTTTTAATAACGCGGTTTTAAACGGCGGCATAAAAAAAGTGGAGGCGCAGAAGCAATTCGATATGGTATTAAAACGAATTGCTTTGCTTGAAATGCTGCGGGCCGAATTTATTCAGCCCAAACTGCAATGGGTATTCCCGCTTAAAGGATATAACAGCAGCGCGATAGGCGGCACTCACGGGAATGGTTATTTTGATAAAGGTTACCGTTATCTGGATGGAAACAAGCATGGCGCTCATCCTGCCCATGATATTTTTATTAACGATAAAAACCAGGATTGTATTGATGACCGTACCGGTAAACCTGTTAATGTGCTTAGTGTAGATGACGGCTGGGTGATAGCCTGCTGCAATGAATGGGAACCTAACAGTAATATGCGGGGCGGAAAGTTCATCTGGATCTATCATCCTAAGGCGGCTGTTTTTACTTATTATGCTCATAACAGCGCCATTTTTGTTAAACCTGGCAGCTATGTTACGCAGGGGCAGAAAATAGCCGAGGTTGGCCGTACAGGTTATAATGCTTATAAAAAACGTTCGCCAACGCACCTGCATTTTTCGGAATTTAAACTGGTTGACGGGATTCCCGTACCTTTTAATCCATATGAGCAGTTAAAAAAAGCCCGAACACTATGA
- a CDS encoding beta-galactosidase, producing MNKKYLLFVIAQIVFAASAFAQYPKMDKLLYGVAYYDEYMPYERLDKDVQMMKACGINVVRIAESTWSTEEPQDGVFDFTHIDRVLSAMQKAGIHVIIGTPTYAVPTWMVKKHPEILAITPSGQNQYGPRQNMDITNKDYRFYAERVIRKIMEHVKDNKAVIGYQVDNETKSYGTAGPNVQALFVNYMKAKYKTLDNINHIFGLDYWSNRINNWDDFPSMVNTINGSLSSEFAKFQRQLVTDYLAWQAAIVREYKRPDQFITQNFDLEWHGYSFGIQPDVDHFAAAKALDIAGIDIYHPSQDKLTGVEISFGGDVARSMKGGKNYLTIETEAQGFPQWVPYPGQLRLQAFSHLASGANMVSYWPWHSIHNSAETYWKGLLSHDFEPNPVYDEAKTIGKDFDRLSSKLINLKKKNDVAILFSNEALTGFKAFGFGWGTRTGYNDVLRQFYDGLYHMNVGCDFVDPTSKNIEDYKLLVVPLLYAAPDSLLKRLNAYVKNGGHIIYTCKSGFADENVKVRTTHQPGIIDEACGIYYSQFTEPSNASLKADDWNLKPEDKKLNTWMELITPTTAKVLAYYDHPVWGKYAAITQNKYGKGVATYIGTLTTNAVTDKLLADEVKSIGLWGADQQIAWPIVTKQGVNQGGKTVHYYFNYSASETSFTYPYNNGKELLSGDNISKDASLKLEPWGIKIIEVN from the coding sequence ATGAACAAGAAATACCTGCTGTTCGTCATCGCGCAAATAGTTTTTGCCGCGTCTGCATTTGCTCAATATCCTAAAATGGATAAGTTGCTTTACGGGGTAGCTTACTATGACGAATATATGCCTTACGAAAGGCTGGACAAGGATGTGCAAATGATGAAAGCCTGCGGCATTAACGTGGTGCGTATCGCCGAATCGACCTGGAGCACGGAAGAGCCACAGGACGGTGTTTTCGATTTTACGCATATCGACAGGGTATTAAGCGCCATGCAAAAAGCCGGGATCCATGTTATTATAGGTACACCAACCTATGCTGTACCTACGTGGATGGTTAAGAAACATCCGGAAATATTAGCTATCACCCCATCTGGCCAAAACCAGTACGGGCCAAGGCAAAATATGGATATCACCAATAAAGATTATCGTTTTTATGCCGAGCGTGTGATCCGCAAGATAATGGAGCATGTGAAAGATAACAAGGCGGTGATAGGTTACCAGGTAGATAACGAAACCAAATCGTACGGAACGGCAGGGCCAAATGTGCAGGCGCTGTTTGTTAACTATATGAAAGCGAAATATAAAACGCTGGATAACATTAACCACATTTTTGGGCTCGATTACTGGAGTAACCGCATTAATAACTGGGACGATTTTCCGTCGATGGTAAACACCATTAATGGTAGTCTTTCATCGGAGTTTGCCAAATTTCAGCGCCAGCTGGTTACCGATTATTTAGCGTGGCAGGCTGCTATAGTGCGCGAATATAAACGGCCCGATCAGTTCATCACCCAAAACTTCGACCTGGAATGGCATGGCTATTCGTTCGGTATCCAGCCCGATGTAGATCACTTTGCGGCAGCTAAAGCTTTAGATATTGCAGGCATCGATATTTATCATCCCAGCCAGGATAAACTTACCGGCGTGGAAATTTCTTTCGGTGGCGATGTAGCCCGCTCTATGAAAGGTGGTAAAAACTACCTCACTATCGAAACCGAGGCACAGGGCTTTCCGCAGTGGGTACCATATCCTGGTCAGCTGAGGTTGCAGGCTTTTAGTCACCTGGCATCGGGTGCAAACATGGTAAGTTACTGGCCATGGCATTCTATCCATAACTCTGCCGAAACTTATTGGAAAGGTTTGTTAAGCCATGATTTTGAACCTAACCCTGTTTATGATGAAGCTAAAACGATAGGTAAAGATTTCGACAGGTTAAGCAGCAAACTCATCAACCTGAAAAAGAAAAACGATGTGGCTATCCTGTTCAGCAACGAAGCCCTTACAGGCTTTAAAGCTTTCGGCTTTGGGTGGGGAACACGAACCGGCTATAATGATGTATTACGTCAGTTTTATGATGGCTTATACCACATGAACGTTGGCTGCGATTTTGTAGACCCGACAAGTAAAAACATTGAAGACTATAAGCTACTTGTAGTGCCCTTGCTGTATGCCGCGCCCGACAGTTTATTAAAACGCCTTAACGCCTATGTTAAAAACGGCGGTCATATCATTTACACCTGTAAAAGTGGCTTTGCCGATGAAAATGTAAAGGTGCGCACCACGCATCAGCCGGGCATTATTGACGAGGCTTGCGGTATTTACTACAGTCAGTTCACCGAGCCAAGCAACGCCTCGTTAAAAGCAGATGACTGGAACCTGAAACCCGAAGATAAAAAGCTAAACACCTGGATGGAGCTGATCACCCCAACCACGGCCAAAGTATTAGCTTACTACGATCACCCGGTTTGGGGCAAGTACGCGGCCATTACCCAAAATAAGTACGGTAAGGGCGTAGCTACTTATATTGGTACGCTCACCACCAACGCTGTTACTGACAAGCTGCTTGCCGATGAGGTAAAATCCATTGGCTTATGGGGTGCGGATCAGCAAATAGCCTGGCCTATTGTAACCAAACAAGGGGTAAACCAGGGAGGCAAAACGGTACATTATTATTTTAATTATTCGGCCAGTGAAACCAGCTTTACCTATCCTTATAACAATGGTAAAGAGTTGTTATCGGGCGATAATATCAGCAAAGATGCAAGCTTAAAACTGGAGCCCTGGGGCATCAAGATCATCGAGGTAAATTAA
- a CDS encoding family 43 glycosylhydrolase, protein MKTVTRYLLILMFCCAMSANAQQKRLTYCNPLNLDYGYTPFETFAGWGKHRATADPTMTLFKGKYYLFSTNQFGYWWSDDMLNWNFVYRKFVRPYNQVKGDELCAPATLVLGDTLLVIGSTYNKDFTLWMSTNPTHDDWKAAKDYFKVGAWDPGMFADDDGRVYIYHGSSNTLPLYGQEIDRHTFEPIGPKKEMVKLNPEEHGWERFGEHNDNVFLLPFIEGSWMNKYKGKYYLQFGAPGTEQSGYGDGVFVGDHPLGPFTYQKHNPFSYKPGGFAKGAGHGATWADKYGNYWHISTMGISVKNNFERRIGFWPAGFDQDGVLYSNTAYGDYPHYLSNGPEDHLKSNFTGWMILNYNKPVEVSSTLGAYAANNVVDEDIKTYWSAKTANKGEWLKTDLGEVSTVNAIQINYADQDAGFMGKSLGVYHQYIIYSSLNGKTWQPLINKSKNRKDVPHDYIELKTPAKARYIKMVNLHMPTGKFALSGLRVFGKGAGAKPDTVQNLIVLRGDSERRNAWLKWKPNDNATGYTVYFGIAPDKLYNNMMVYGKNEYYFNGMDKSLPYYFQIEAFNENGISARTKIVKVE, encoded by the coding sequence ATGAAAACAGTTACCCGTTATCTGCTCATCCTGATGTTTTGCTGCGCGATGAGCGCCAATGCGCAACAAAAGCGCCTTACTTATTGTAACCCGCTTAACCTTGATTATGGTTATACCCCCTTTGAAACCTTTGCGGGCTGGGGTAAGCACCGCGCCACTGCCGACCCAACCATGACCCTTTTTAAAGGTAAATATTACCTCTTCTCTACCAACCAGTTTGGTTACTGGTGGAGCGATGACATGCTAAACTGGAACTTTGTTTACCGCAAATTTGTCCGCCCGTATAACCAAGTAAAAGGCGATGAGCTTTGCGCACCCGCTACATTGGTTTTGGGCGACACCCTGCTGGTGATAGGATCTACCTATAATAAAGATTTTACCCTGTGGATGAGCACCAACCCTACGCATGACGACTGGAAAGCCGCCAAAGACTATTTTAAGGTAGGCGCATGGGATCCGGGTATGTTTGCCGATGATGATGGCAGGGTCTATATTTATCATGGCTCCAGCAATACGCTGCCGCTTTATGGGCAGGAGATAGACAGGCATACCTTCGAGCCTATTGGCCCTAAAAAAGAAATGGTAAAGCTTAACCCCGAAGAACACGGCTGGGAACGTTTTGGCGAACATAATGATAACGTGTTCCTGCTGCCGTTTATCGAAGGCTCATGGATGAACAAGTATAAAGGCAAATATTACCTGCAATTTGGTGCCCCCGGCACCGAGCAAAGCGGCTACGGCGATGGCGTTTTTGTAGGCGATCATCCGCTTGGGCCTTTCACTTATCAAAAGCATAATCCCTTCTCATACAAACCCGGTGGCTTTGCCAAAGGCGCAGGTCATGGCGCTACCTGGGCCGATAAGTATGGTAATTACTGGCATATCAGCACGATGGGCATCTCGGTAAAAAATAACTTTGAGCGCCGCATCGGTTTCTGGCCTGCCGGATTTGATCAGGATGGTGTGCTGTACAGCAACACCGCCTATGGCGATTACCCACATTATTTATCTAATGGGCCCGAAGACCACCTGAAAAGCAACTTCACCGGCTGGATGATCCTTAACTACAATAAACCTGTCGAGGTTTCATCAACCCTTGGCGCCTATGCTGCCAACAACGTGGTGGATGAGGATATTAAAACCTACTGGAGCGCCAAAACAGCCAACAAAGGCGAATGGCTCAAAACCGACCTTGGCGAGGTAAGCACCGTAAACGCCATCCAGATAAACTATGCCGATCAGGATGCCGGATTTATGGGTAAATCATTAGGCGTTTACCACCAGTACATCATCTACTCATCGCTTAACGGCAAAACATGGCAACCCCTTATCAACAAAAGCAAAAACCGTAAAGACGTACCGCACGATTACATCGAACTAAAAACCCCAGCCAAAGCCCGCTATATAAAAATGGTGAACCTACACATGCCAACAGGTAAGTTTGCCTTATCGGGCTTAAGGGTATTTGGTAAAGGCGCAGGCGCAAAACCCGATACCGTACAAAATCTGATTGTACTGCGTGGCGACAGCGAACGCCGCAACGCCTGGCTTAAATGGAAACCTAATGATAATGCAACAGGTTACACCGTTTACTTCGGCATAGCGCCCGATAAACTGTACAACAACATGATGGTTTACGGCAAAAACGAATACTATTTTAATGGAATGGATAAAAGCCTGCCATACTATTTTCAGATAGAAGCGTTTAATGAAAACGGCATTTCGGCAAGAACCAAAATTGTGAAGGTGGAGTAA
- a CDS encoding DUF4846 domain-containing protein, with translation MNAMIACLLLFLNINIAPPPDNVVKRFAVPAGYHRIPASPGSFGAWLQSLPLKPAGTPTKTYKGDIARTDIYTAAVIDMSVGNQDLQQCADAVMRLRGEYLYQQKKYSEISFNFTSGFKCDYEHYTKGYRYKNDHWVLKAKPDYSYQTFLNYMNLVFSYAGTISLQKELKAVSNPNDLKPGDVFIRGGSPGHCFIVLDVVENAAHQKQFLLAQSFMPAQNIQVLQYGSPWFAMDQHSGILYGELISKNYLKRF, from the coding sequence ATGAACGCTATGATCGCCTGCCTGCTGCTGTTTTTGAATATCAACATTGCTCCACCTCCGGATAATGTAGTTAAAAGATTTGCAGTACCCGCAGGTTATCATCGTATCCCGGCCTCGCCCGGTAGCTTCGGGGCCTGGCTGCAGTCTTTACCCTTAAAACCTGCAGGTACGCCAACTAAAACCTATAAAGGGGATATTGCCCGGACAGACATTTACACTGCCGCCGTAATCGATATGAGTGTGGGCAATCAGGACCTTCAGCAATGTGCCGATGCTGTGATGCGCTTACGTGGCGAATACCTTTATCAGCAAAAAAAGTACAGCGAAATCTCTTTCAACTTTACCAGCGGTTTTAAATGCGATTATGAGCACTACACCAAAGGTTACCGTTATAAAAACGACCATTGGGTTTTAAAAGCCAAACCCGATTATTCATACCAAACGTTTTTAAATTACATGAACCTGGTGTTCAGCTATGCAGGTACTATATCATTGCAAAAGGAGCTAAAAGCGGTGTCAAACCCTAACGATCTTAAGCCGGGCGATGTATTTATCCGAGGCGGTTCTCCAGGGCATTGTTTTATTGTACTGGATGTAGTGGAAAATGCTGCTCATCAAAAGCAGTTTTTGCTGGCACAGAGTTTTATGCCGGCACAAAATATCCAGGTGCTGCAATACGGTTCACCATGGTTTGCGATGGATCAGCACAGCGGAATACTTTATGGCGAACTGATCAGCAAGAATTATTTGAAACGGTTTTAG
- a CDS encoding pentapeptide repeat-containing protein: MQTIPFEDQTFTKITAGQLTGATYENCKFISCDFSNAQFTGITFVDCLFDTCNLLLADLGNTGLQNIRFKHCKISGVNFGKANDFLFEVHFEDCILDNAVFYKKKNKKGTYTDCSMIETDLTEADLTDCKFNNCNLKNAFFSRTILKNADLSTSYNFIIDPDDNVIKKAKFSLHGLPGLLNKYDIRIG, encoded by the coding sequence ATGCAAACCATACCCTTCGAAGACCAAACTTTCACCAAAATAACTGCCGGGCAGCTCACCGGCGCCACTTACGAAAACTGCAAATTCATCAGCTGCGATTTTTCTAACGCTCAATTCACGGGCATCACTTTTGTTGACTGCCTGTTTGATACCTGTAACCTGCTTCTTGCAGACTTAGGCAATACCGGTTTGCAGAATATCCGCTTTAAACATTGCAAAATAAGCGGGGTAAACTTTGGTAAGGCCAACGACTTTTTGTTCGAGGTGCATTTTGAGGATTGTATTTTGGATAATGCCGTGTTTTACAAAAAGAAGAACAAGAAAGGTACATACACCGATTGCTCCATGATCGAAACCGACCTGACGGAAGCCGATCTGACCGATTGTAAGTTCAACAACTGCAATCTTAAAAATGCGTTCTTTAGTCGCACTATACTTAAAAATGCCGACCTGAGTACGTCTTACAACTTCATTATCGACCCGGATGATAACGTTATCAAAAAAGCAAAGTTCTCGCTACATGGCTTGCCCGGACTGCTTAATAAATATGATATCCGGATAGGATAG